Proteins from one Podospora pseudoanserina strain CBS 124.78 chromosome 1, whole genome shotgun sequence genomic window:
- a CDS encoding hypothetical protein (EggNog:ENOG503PXSN), which produces MKPTTKHHPILHFEPLSDSPIPILWDLLLACYAIRLTLLYALLTLLSHLILSPLPSSPITTLVSAALWTRYLTHRFQVPPAIGFRAAVGLLAGMIIFLMEELLSGLEYEMGYGGLKGLGGWVMAGVISMPVIMGLGEEGKERWGRWEGKGLEFGTSY; this is translated from the coding sequence ATGAAACCGacaaccaaacaccaccccatcctccacttCGAACCCCTCTCCgactcccccatccccatcctctgggacctcctcctcgcctgtTACGCTATccgcctcaccctcctctacgccctcctaaccctcctttcccacctcatcctctcccccctcccctcctcccccatcacaaccCTCGTATCAGCAGCCCTCTGGACACGCTACCTCACCCACCGGTTCCAAGTCCCCCCCGCAATTGGCTTCAGGGCCGCAGTTGGCCTCCTAGCAGGAATGATAATCTTCCTAATGGAGGAACTGCTCTCCGGGTTGGAGTACGAGATGGGATATGGGGGGTTAAAGGGTCTCGGGGGGTGGGTCATGGCTGGGGTTATCTCCATGCCTGTAATCATGGGGTTGGGCGAAGAGGGTAAAGaacggtgggggaggtgggaaggaaaggggttGGAGTTCGGGACGAGTTATTAG
- the rna1 gene encoding Ran GAP Rna1 (BUSCO:EOG09260KNI; EggNog:ENOG503NW7Q; COG:A; COG:T; COG:Y): MAPTTKVFSLEGKGLKLDTAEDLEPHIAELRAMEDVEEVHLLGNTLGVGACKLLGEVLATKKTLRVANLADIFTGRLLNEIPEALSSLLTSILNLPKLNTINLNDNAFGLNTQAPLVAFLAAHVPLQHLYLNNNGLGPHAGILIADALSELHAKKEEARKQGQDVPDLETVICGRNRLENGSMTAWAKTFSLHNKVKEIKMVQNGIRQEGISHLLSEGLRHTSELRVLDLQDNTFTLKGAKALAKVAPGWTELLELGVGDSLLSAKGSVLLGESLAQGKNRNLEILRLQYNDITAAGLKSLAEAAKEALPALKKIELNGNKFTEDDESVILLQELLEERKEKFGGDIVVEDDWGLDSLSDLEELDSDEEEEEEEEEEEVEERAEKLIKEAEEAQEEPVVQRKDKEVDELASKLSKATI, encoded by the exons ATggcccccaccaccaaggtCTTCTCCCTCGAGGGGAAAGGTCTGAAGCTGGACACGGCCGAGGACCTGGAACCCCATATCGCCGAGCTTCGCGCCATGgaagatgtcgaggaggtccaTCTGCTTGGTAACACACTCGGTGTCGGCGCATGCAAACTGCTTGGAGAGGTGCTTGCGACCAAGAAAACATTGCGC GTTGCCAACCTCGCCGATATCTTCACCGGTCGCCTCCTCAACGAAATCCCAGAGgccctttcctccctccttACCTCCATCCTGAACctccccaagctcaacaccatcaacctcaacgaCAACGCTTTTGGCCTCAACACACAAGCGCCACTCgtcgccttcctcgccgcaCACGTCCCTTTGCAGCACCTctacctcaacaacaacggcctGGGCCCCCACGCCGGTATCCTGATCGCCGATGCGCTCTCGGAGCTCCACgcaaagaaggaggaggcgcgCAAGCAAGGACAAGATGTGCCCGACCTCGAGACAGTCATCTGCGGTCGCAACCGGTTGGAAAACGGCAGCATGACCGCCTGGGCCAAGACTTTCAGTCTACACAACAAGGTCAAGGAAATCAAGATGGTTCAGAACGGCATTCGGCAAGAGGGTATTTCGCATCTGCTTAGCGAGGGTCTGCGTCACACTTCGGAGCTCAGAGTGCTGGACCTCCAGGACAACACATTCACCTTGAAGGGCGCCAAGGCTCTGGCAAAGGTTGCGCCCGGCTGGACTGAGCTTCTCGAGTTGGGCGTCGGCGACTCTCTTCTCAGCGCCAAGGGCAGTGTGCTTTTGGGCGAGTCCCTCGCTCAGGGCAAGAATAGGAACCTTGAGATTCTGCGCCTGCAGTACAAcgacatcaccgccgctGGTCTCAAGAGCCTTGCCGAGGCTGCGAAGGAGGCTCTCCCCGCGCTCAAGAAGATTGAGCTCAACGGCAACAAGTTcaccgaggacgacgagTCGGTTATCCTCCTGcaggagctgttggaggagCGCAAGGAGAAGTTTGGCGGTGACATTGTCGTTGAGGACGACTGGGGTCTTGACAGCCTGAGCGATCTTGAGGAGCTGGATtctgatgaagaggaagaagaggaggaagaggaagaggaggttgaggagcgggccgagaagctcatcaaggaggccgaggaggctcaGGAGGAGCCAGTCGTCCAGcgcaaggacaaggaggtggacgagTTGGCGAGCAAGCTCTCCAAGGCTACGATCTAG
- a CDS encoding hypothetical protein (COG:S; EggNog:ENOG503NWZK) — MARLSSPIDDDSGSPLSSMDSTDNEFPDRDAPEDIMEDAPPTKRLKTATGSVASPAFHKEASVDPDIDTVSQVSSDTDGDVPNSPINARQEEEEYAEQVTICHWEGCKAGDQGNMDNLVEHIHSDHIETRAKKYTCEWIGCTRKGMAHASGYALKAHMRSHTREKPFYCYLPECDRAFTRSDALAKHMRTVHQTEDLRPSDPVSKAHQTTGKSSKNLRIILKTPQSHATGQDDAVDDSDVPYEDSEDMLTPLDEELFSPEEIAMPREELFQLTKLQLKWAEEEGKRLEAELKEVGELYKQEWLEKEVLLEQVIRSEKDWFARKQAVLSGEADVVLTAPEAAANSVEDAQN, encoded by the exons ATGGCGCGATTGAGCAGCCCGATCGATGACGACTCGGGctctcccctctcttccATGGATTCCACCGACAACGAGTTTCCAGATCGCGACGCCCCCGAAGACATCATGGAGGAcgcaccaccaaccaaacgGCTCAAGACGGCCACTGGCTCGGTAGCCTCGCCAGCATTTCATAAGGAGGCCAGCGTCGACCCAGACATTGATACTGTATCGCAAGTCTCCTCCGACACCGATGGCGACGTGCCAAACTCGCCCATCAATGCGcgccaagaggaggaagagtatGCGGAACAGGTCACCATCTGCCATTGGGAGGGCTGCAAGGCTGGCGACCAGGGCAACATGGACAATCTGGTCGAACACATCCACAGCGATCATATCGAGACTCGAGCAAAGAAGTATACTTGTGAATGGATTGGATGCACTAGGAAGGGAATGGCCCATGCCAGTGGTTACGCTCTCAAAGCTCACATGCGAAGTCACACCAGGGAAAAGCCATTTTACTGCTATCTTCCAG AGTGTGATCGCGCCTTCACCCGCTCCGACGCCCTGGCCAAGCACATGCGAACAGTCCACCAGACAGAAGACCTCCGACCCTCAGATCCCGTCTCGAAGGCCCACCAAACCACGGGCAAGTCGAGCAAGAACCTCCGTATCATTCTTAAGACACCACAATCGCACGCTACCGGCCAAGATGACGCGGTAGATGACAGCGATGTTCCCTACGAAGACTCCGAGGACATGCTCACACCCTTGGACGAAGAGCTGTTTAGTCCCGAGGAGATTGCTATGCCACGTGAGGAGCTATTCCAGCTAACTAAACTTCAGCTAAAGtgggccgaggaagaagggaagcGGCTCGAGGCTGAGCTCAAGGAAGTCGGTGAACTCTACAAACAGGAGtggctggagaaggaggttctTCTGGAGCAGGTCATACGGAGCGAGAAGGACTGGTTTGCTCGTAAACAGGCAGTGTTGTCGGGAGAGGCGGACGTGGTGTTGACGGCTCCTGAAGCCGCCGCAAATTCTGTCGAGGATGCGCAAAACTAG
- a CDS encoding hypothetical protein (EggNog:ENOG503P1XQ): MDTPPSEMDSTTFLHLTTLLYLLLQSLPLLLWPSLTTTLLTPPNYYPPSSSDLVSTYLSRTLALTNLTLAALLLALSGLLPLSPSPSPYSSAAVLITTLYHSATGVYSYTRYTTPRTSQPIHLLGCLASSFLACVGLYVLLFGDGKRLSRRTGADKATSGWPFRNKEADRKKKKKKSG, encoded by the exons ATGGACACCCCACCATCCGAAATGGAC tcaaccaccttcctccatctcaccaccctcctctacctcctcctccaatccctccccctcctcctctggccCTCTTtaacaacaaccctcctcacGCCCCCGAACTactaccccccctcctcttccgatCTCGTCTCAACCTACCTCTCCCGCACCCTCGCCCTAACAAACCTaaccctcgccgccctcctcctcgccctctccggcctcctccccttgagcccttccccatccccttaCTCCTCCGCCGCAGTCCTCATCACAACACTATACCACTCCGCCACGGGGGTATACTCCTACACCCGgtacaccaccccccgcacCTCCCAACCGATCCACCTCTTGGGCTGTCTAGCAAGCAGTTTCCTCGCTTGCGTAGGGCTCTACGTCCTCCTATTCGGAGATGGGAAAAGACTGAGCAGGCGGACCGGGGCGGATAAGGCTACCAGCGGGTGGCCTTTCAGGAATAAAGAGGCGGAtaggaagaagaagaagaagaagtcgggTTGA
- the NAR1 gene encoding Cytosolic Fe-S cluster assembly factor nar1 (EggNog:ENOG503NX51; BUSCO:EOG09261P7G; COG:Y) has protein sequence MSAILSADDLNDFISPGVACIKPIETLPTAPPPQASESLEFEVILDGQQPSASQPPGPAQISLTDCLACSGCVTSAEAVLVSLQSHNEVLSLLDSAPSLALSQDGTTITTNLDGNPSSKLFVCSVSPQVLASLAAAIGNNTTQSQAANMITHLLSNPYLGLPSGGRHNNGFTYIVSTNRAREASLVLGADEAISSSSNDIKKPVLTSSCPGWVCYAEKTHPYVLPYLSKVKSPQALTGTLLKTTLSKTLNISPDRIWHLSIMPCFDKKLEASREELTDAVWNNTNNPATTTTQKGIRDVDCVITTKEILMLAESRNINFFSLPTTPLPQTTPFPHKAMGDFLLPFSAPGKKNEQQSLSAGTSGGNLHYILHALLSQNPGSTLTTTRGRNADVIEYSILSSSGEQIFKAARYYGFRNIQNLVRKLKPARPPRMPGGKPFGSARRPGKAAGATNALDFSYVEVMACPGGCTNGGGQLKVDDPIVLERMGFGGIENKPGPQEQKAWLEVVDEAYFSGDDEETSSSERTDDGLVVAGISPGYVRDVLRVWSELTSVPVEKLAYTTFREVVSDVGKTQTDTERVVQLAGKIGGGW, from the coding sequence ATGTCAGCCATCCTCTCTGCCGACGACCTGAACGATTTCATATCCCCCGGCGTCGCTTGTATAAAACCGATCGAAACCCTTCCCAccgcgccaccaccacaagctTCCGAATCCCTCGAATTCGAAGTCATCCTCGACGGTCAGCAACCCTCTGCCTCACAACCCCCCGGCCCGGCGCAAATATCCCTCACCGACTGCCTAGCCTGCTCCGGCTGCGTAACCTCGGCCGAAGCCGTCCTCGTCTCCCTCCAATCCCACAATGAAGTCCTCTCCCTGCTGGACTCAGCCCCCAGCCTTGCCCTCTCCCAAGATGGCACCACCATaaccaccaacctcgacggaaacccctcctccaaactctTCGTCTGCTCTGTATCCCCCCAAgtcctcgcctccctcgccgccgcgataggaaacaacaccacccaatcccaagcagcaaacatgatcacccacctcctctccaacccctacctcggcctcccctcAGGCGGCAGACACAACAACGGCTTCACCTACATCGTCTCCACCAACCGCGCCCGCGAAGCCTCCCTAGTCCTAGGCGCCGACgaagccatctcctcctcctctaaCGACATCAAAAAACCAGTCCTAACCTCCAGCTGCCCAGGCTGGGTCTGCTACGCCGAAAAGACTCACCCCTACGTCCTCCCCTACCTCTCAAAAGTCAAATCCCCCCAGGCCCTCACCggcaccctcctcaaaacaaccctctccaaaaccctcaacatctccccaGACAGGATATGGCACCTCTCCATAATGCCCTGCTTCgacaagaagctcgaggccaGCCGGGAAGAGCTCACCGATGCCGTCTggaacaacaccaacaacccagccacaaccacaactcAAAAAGGAATCAGAGACGTCGACTGCGtaatcaccaccaaagaaatCCTCATGCTCGCCGAATCACGCAACATCAATTTCTTCTCTCTACctacaacccccctcccccagaccACGCCCTTCCCTCACAAAGCCATGGGCGATttccttttgcctttttccGCCCCGGGGAAGAAAAACGAACAGCAATCCCTTTCTGCGGGCACCTCCGGTGGAAATCTTCATTACATCCTCcacgccctcctctcccaaaaccCCGGTTCAACTTTGACCACCACCCGAGGCCGCAACGCCGACGTAATAGAGTACTCGattctctcctcctcaggggAACAAATCTTCAAAGCCGCCCGCTACTACGGCTTCCGCAACATCCAAAACCTCGTTCGGAAGCTCAAGCCCGCCAGACCCCCCCGCATGCCTGGAGGAAAACCGTTTGGTTCAGCTCGACGACCTGGAAAGGCCGCGGGAGCCACCAACGCGCTGGATTTCTCCTATGTCGAGGTGATGGCGTGTCCGGGGGGTTGCACCAACGGTGGTGGACAGCTCAAGGTGGACGACCCGATTGTCCTGGAGAGGATGGGTTTTGGTGGGATCGAAAACAAACCTGGGCCGCAGGAGCAAAAGGcttggttggaggtggtggatgaggcgTACTTttctggtgatgatgaggagacatcatcatctgaAAGGACAGATGATGGCCTCGTGGTGGCTGGGATATCACCCGGTTATGTTCGCGATGTGCTGAGGGTGTGGTCGGAGCTGACGTCGGTGCCGGTGGAGAAGTTGGCGTATACCACCTTTCGGGAGGTGGTTAGTGATGTGGGAAAGACGCAGACTGACACTGAACGGGTGGTTCAGTTGGCGGGGAagattggtggtggttggtag
- a CDS encoding hypothetical protein (EggNog:ENOG503P4JB) — MSKNRTPIPDAWDDDWAPQADRLSKTPAEPSPPSPPPPPAPLSKAERRAKHLEEQRRLWESAEAPEPTPYLPITNPIPLSTPFKPPIQLLSRRPIPQKTLVRDPATGLEQLTITQPDDFDDEDPDTAAQKPETPQERKERQRRELEEKQRRYQEQRAKIFGDSNPSSGQSSPGTVTPPQAGNDGRGGGHRGRGGGGRGRGREGNGRGSNNGRNTNRQPQQQTTEPPSRELFDAEYSPKPPNRRGGGPSSSQQPSRSHTPREEDQITRQPRGPDGSGRGGFGFAKRGATNG; from the exons atGTCCAAAAACCgaacccccatccccgatGCCTGGGACGACGACTGGGCCCCCCAAGCCGACCgcctctccaaaaccccgGCcgaaccctcaccaccatcaccaccaccaccaccagcgccccTCTCCAAAGCCGAGCGTCGCGCGAAACACCTAGAGGAGCAGCGCAGGTTATGGGAGTCGGC TGAAGCCCCAGAACCAACCCCCTACCTCCCCATCACAAACCCaatccccctctccacccccttcaaaccccccatccagCTCCTATCCCGCCGCCCAATCCCCCAGAAAACCCTCGTCCGCGATCCAGCCACCGGTCTCGAACAACTTACCATCACCCAACCCGACGACTTCGACGACGAAGACCCCGACACGGCCGCCCAAAAGCCCGAAACCCCCCAAGAGCGCAAGGAGCGCCAGAGGAGAGAACTAGAGGAAAAGCAGCGCCGGTATCAAGAACAAAGAGCAAAGATCTTTGGGGACTCAAACCCTTCCTCTGGCCAGTCATCCCCAGGGACGGTGACGCCCCCGCAGGCCGGGAATGATggtaggggaggaggacatagaggacggggtggtggtgggaggggcagggggagggaagggaacgGGAGGGGCAGCAACAATGGGCGGAATACCAACCGgcaacctcagcagcagaCAACTGAACCACCGTCGAGGGAGCTCTTCGACGCGGAATACTCCCCCAAGCCACCCAACCGACGAGGCggcggcccctcctcctctcaacagCCCAGCCGCTCTCACACACCCCGTGAAGAAGACCAAATCACCCGCCAACCAAGAGGTCCAGACGGcagcggaagaggaggtttcGGTTTCGCCAAGCGAGGCGCAACCAACGGCTGA
- a CDS encoding hypothetical protein (EggNog:ENOG503PWIA), with protein sequence MTCSSGLHLLLLELEKSTLSKLHTKVVPPHQFDTSLLCQYWKRPAFSLVSVRNSIQKPAMSTDLTMSDLPDLSTPPIQTPQHQHQHTPAGKPLASWNTPKFREEYENARARLQHGDFSCSALPDPLAPRPAIATHSRFDPQTEERLKGVLRAAKESVQGGGSS encoded by the exons ATGACATGCTCCTCTGgccttcaccttcttctcttggAGTTGGAAAAAAGTACACTTTCGAAATTACATACCAAAGTcgttcctcctcaccagtTTGATACGAGCCTGCTGTGTCAGTATTGGAAGAGACCTGCGTTCAGTCTAGTTTCGGTTCGAAATTCAATACAAAAGCCAGCCATGTCCACCGATTTGACCATGTCTGACTTGCCGGACCTCAGCACACCCCCAATCCAGActcctcagcatcaacatcagcacACCCCGGCCGGGAAGCCGCTGGCGTCGTGGAATACACCCAAGTTCAGGGAGGAGTATGAGAATGCCAGAGCTCGGCTTCAGCATGGTGATTTCAGTTGTT CTGCCCTCCCTGATCCGCTTGCTCCTCGTCCAGCCATAGCAACCCACAGTCGGTTTGATCCCCAGACGGAGGAGAGGCTGAAGGGTGTTCTCAGAGCTGCAAAGGAGTCTGTtcaaggtggtggtagttCATGA
- the SCH9 gene encoding Serine/threonine-protein kinase (COG:T; EggNog:ENOG503NUBB) produces the protein MESINQRSRSVAAAEEDGAADQIGYESPRSGIATPQPDLQDRRLPGIMSYFNQSGANTPTRALSSTQHSRSSDGHDSNSRHNGESIDRTATNTPTPQGARVPAPRGKLAVKISEARGLKRCQNPYVVVVFQRSELISAGPRPSEMDDDAAIAAVAMGGVPIQRTGSDSGRPMAIPMRSRQSSNTSLSDFNTFRNRTSGSRRSLTNPKWDAEAIFDVIDSDMLVDISVYGQGQNGEEFLGHVDFEAKSSEREGPVRGWFPLKGHADTMAENAPTGEIFVEAFYQRAEPKHYGPEDFQILRLIGKGTFGQVYQVRKKDTKRIYAMKVLSKKVIVQKKEVAHTVGERNILVRTAMADSPFIVGLKFSFQTPSDLYLVTDYMSGGELFWHLQKDGKFEEKRAKFYIAELILAIQHLHKNDIVYRDLKPENILLDANGHIALCDFGLSKANLTKNDTTNTFCGTTEYLAPEVLLDETGYTKMVDFWSLGVLVFEMCCGWSPFYAEETQQMYKNIAFGKVRFPRDTLSLEGRNFVKGLLNRNPKHRLGATDDAEELKRHAFFADIDWDALSKKLITPPFKPQLKNDTDVSYFDPEFTNALNTNGSLNERAAALAKGYATSTPLSPSVQANFQGFTFVDESALDDHMGNRYSKYEDEDMDDDHDRRRDDDWDDMRDVDPRNSNRMSGIVRTNTHDEQMFGASNFDM, from the exons ATGGAAAGTATTAACCAGCGCAGCAGGTCTGTCGCGGCAGCGGAAGAGGACGGTGCGGCGGATCAGATTGGTTACGAATCGCCGCGCTCTGGCATTGCGACTCCGCAGCCAGACCTTCAAGATCGACGGCTGCCGGGCATCATGAGCTACTTCAACCAG AGCGGTGCCAACACCCCAACTCGTGCACTCTCATCTACCCAACATTCGCGCTCCAGCGATGGGCATGACAGTAACTCTAGGCACAACGGCGAGAGCATTGATCGGACTGCGACCAACACACCAACACCTCAGGGCGCCCGAGTACCAGCCCCAAGAGGAAAATTGGCCGTCAAGATTTCCGAAGCCAGAGGGCTAAAGCGATGTCAAAACCCTTAtgtcgttgttgttttcCAGCGAAGCGAGCTCATCTCGGCCGGCCCTCGACCTTCGGAGATGGACGACGATGCCGCCATTGCCGCTGTGGCCATGGGCGGAGTGCCGATTCAGCGCACGGGGAGCGATTCTGGCAGGCCAATGGCGATTCCAATGCGAAGCAGAcagagcagcaacaccagtcTTTCTGATTTCAACACTTTCCGCAACCGCACCTCTGGGTCGCGGCGGTCCTTGACCAACCCAAAGTGGGACGCGGAAGCCATCTT CGATGTTATTGACTCGGACATGCTTGTGGACATTTCGGTTTACGGGCAAGGACAAAATGGGGAGGAGTTCTTGGGTCATGTCGATTTCGAGGCCAAGTCGTCTGAGAGGGAGGGACCGGTCCGTGGTTGGTTCCCACTGAAAGGACATGCCGACACAATGGCCGAAAATGCGCCGACGGGCGAGATTTTCGTCGAGGCGTTTTACCAGCGAGCGGAGCCGAAGCATTATGGACCCGAAGACTTTCAGATTCTGCGACTTATCGGCAAGGGCACGTTCGGTCAGGTATATCAGGTTCGCAAGAAGGACACCAAGCGCATTTACGCCATGAAGGTCTTGTCGAAGAAGGTGATTGtacagaagaaggaggtaGCACATACTGTTGGCGAGCGCAACATTCTGGTACGGACAGCGATGGCCGATTCCCCATTTATTGTGGGCCTGAAGTTCTCCTTCCAGACTCCTTCTGATCTCTACCTGGTCACGGATTACATGTCGGGTGGAGAGCTCTTTTGGCATTTGCAAAAGGATGGCAAGTTTGAGGAGAAGCGCGCCAAGTTCTACATTGCGGAGCTGATTCTCGCGATCCAACATCTCCATAAGAACGACATTGTTTATCGCGATTTGAAGCCCGAGAACATTTTGCTGGATGCGAACGGCCACATTGCGCTCTGCGATTTCGGTCTTTCCAaggccaacctcaccaagaacgacaccaccaacacatTCTGCGGCACAACGGAATATCTCGCCCCAGAAGTGCTCTTGGACGAGACGGGTTACACCAAGATGGTTGACTTCTGGTCTTTGGGCGTCCTGGTTTTCGAAATGTGTTGCGGGTGGAGCCCATTCTACGCCGAGGAGACGCAACAAATGTACAAGAACATTGCTTTTGGCAAGGTTCGATTCCCTCGGGATACTTTGTCGTTGGAAGGCCGGAATTTTGTCAAGGGGCTGCTGAACCGCAACCCGAAGCATCGTCTCGGCGCGACTGACGATGCCGAAGAGCTGAAGAGACACGCGTTCTTTGCCGACATTGACTGGGATGCTCTTTCTAAGAAGTTGATCACCCCTCCATTTAAGCCGCAACTCAAGAACGACACCGATGTCTCCTACTTCGACCCCGAGTTCACCAACGCTCTCAACACTAACGGGTCACTCAACGAGCGGGCGGCCGCCCTGGCCAAGGGATACGCGACATCGACTCCCCTCTCACCATCAGTACAGGCCAATTTCCAGGGATTCACGTTTGTGGATGAGAGCGCGCTTGACGACCACATGGGGAACAGGTACAGCAAgtacgaggacgaggacatggATGATGATCACGACcggaggagggatgatgaCTGGGACGACATGCGCGATGTCGATCCCCGGAATTCAAATCGCATGAGTGGAATCGTCAGGACCAACACTCACGATGAGCAGATGTTTGGTGCATCAAACTTCGACATGTAG
- the ATP14 gene encoding ATP synthase F0 subcomplex subunit H atp14 (EggNog:ENOG503P5GR; COG:S), protein MFSRASTKAVSAVSRLAAGRTAVAVQARTFIAPTVARRADFVQELYLKELKAYKPTPVKDSDAVGQVATFNLPKTPKSPEEADLASSLKEYESMAVEVEGSEVDASGAQTTAVVEDWLVEEEEDDGAHH, encoded by the exons ATGTTCTCCCGAGCTTCG ACCAAGGCCGTCTCGGCTGTGTCCAGACTTGCTGCTGGCCggactgctgttgctgtgcagGCTAGGACTTTTATTGCTCCTACTGTTGCGAGGAGAG CCGACTTCGTCCAGGAGCTCTAcctcaaggagctcaaggccTACAAGCCCACCCCCGTCAAGGACTCGGACGCCGTCGGCCAGGTCGccaccttcaacctccccaagacGCCCAAGTCACCCGAGGAGGCCGACCTCGCCTCCAGCCTCAAGGAGTACGAGAGCATGgctgtcgaggttgagggctCCGAGGTTGATGCCAGCGGTGCTCAGACCACGGCTGTTGTGGAGGACTGgcttgttgaggaggaggaggatgatggtgctCACCACTAG
- a CDS encoding hypothetical protein (EggNog:ENOG503NU7I; COG:U) — MKRVGGKSLVASALLGASLVQADPQSICATDNICYSIAVPTSSASSNSGNIYFQLKAPTSYSWVALGTGSQMAGASIFVMYQDGNGNVTISPRLGTAHSQPQWDQSSTAAQLTLLAGSGVAGGIMTANVACANCESWNGGDMSLQGTSVPWIAAWRSGSSLATTNKGATISQHGGSDHTGFNIDLTTATISSDSNPFLTSRDTGGGDGSGSSSGSPAGGNGITLARGNPNAAAILAAHGVIGALVMAVLYPLGSLLMPLLGRWYVHGAWQVITFALMWAAFGLGVQSAKDRNMLFTQTHTILGTVVVAFFGVQPALGYIHHRQYVQTQSRGAVSYVHIWLGRILMLLGIINGGLGLRLVGERQELVIAYGVVSGVIFLCYILAKAFTVIGAQKAQGRSYKEDRVPGNMRRPYQESRRHGGRYA, encoded by the exons ATGAAGAGAGTTGGGGGCAAGTCGTTGGTGGCCTCGGCGTTGCTGG GTGCCAGCCTGGTACAAGCCGACCCTCAGAGCATTTGTGCCACCGACAACATCTGCTACAGCATCGCCGTtcccacctcctcggcaagctcaaATTCGGGCAACATCTACTTCCAGTTGAAGGCGCCAACGTCGTACTCATGGGTGGCTCTGGGCACCGGCTCGCAGATGGCTGGCGCCAGCATCTTTGTCATGTACCAggacggcaacggcaacgtgACGATTTCGCCACGCCTGGGAACTGCCCACAGTCAGCCCCAGTGGGACCAGAGCAGCACAGCGGCGCAACTG ACGTTACTCGCTGGAAgcggtgttgctggtggaaTCATGACGGCGAATGTTGCGTGTGCGAACTGCGAGTCCTGGAATGGGGGTGACATGTCTCTTCAGGGGACCAGCGTGCCTTGGATCGCAGCCTGGAGATCGGGATCTTCGTTGGCGACGACAAATAAGGGCGCCACCATCTCTCAGCACGGAGGTAGCGACCATACCGGGTTCAATATCGATTTGACTACGGCAACCATCAGCTCCGATAGTAATCCTTTCCTTACCTCCCGCGAcactggtggtggcgatggttCCGGTTCCAGTTCCGGTTCACCCGCAGGGGGCAATGGGATAACGCTGGCTAGAGGAAACCCCAATGCCGCCGCGATTCTCGCAGCTCACGGTGTTATCGGGGCTTTGGTTATGGCAGTGCTTTATCCTTTGGGCTCCCTTCTTATGCCGCTTCTTGGGAGATGGTATGTCCATGGAGCGTGGCAGGTGATCACTTTTGCTCTGATGTGGGCGGCTTTCGGTCTCGGTGTTCAGAGCGCCAAAGACCGGAATATG CTCTTCACACAGACGCACACGATTCTCGGTACCGTGGTTGTTGCCTTCTTTGGGGTACAGCCTGCGCTCGGCTACATTCATCATCGTCAGTATGTTCAGACGCAGAGCCGCGGTGCCGTCAGTTACGTACACATCTGGCTCGGCCGGATCCTGATGCTGCTGGGCATCATCAACGGTGGGTTGGGCCTCCGGCTTGTCGGAGAGCGGCAAGAGCTCGTGATCGCCTACGGCGTGGTTTCCGGTGTTATATTCCTATGTTATATTCTTGCCAAGGCGTTTACGGTTATTGGGGCTCAGAAGGCACAGGGGAGGAGCTATAAGGAAGATCGAGTCCCTGGCAACATGAGGAGGCCGTACCAAGAGTCGAGGCGGCATGGTGGGAGGTATGCTTAG